A region of Streptomyces liliifuscus DNA encodes the following proteins:
- a CDS encoding glutaredoxin family protein, which translates to MIALTLLTQADCAWCDRAKQLLAETDADVEVTEVSLDTDEGRELAARHRLLFAPGLLHDDRLIAYGRLSQRALRRELSRLSQS; encoded by the coding sequence GTGATCGCGCTCACGCTCCTCACCCAAGCGGACTGCGCGTGGTGCGACCGCGCGAAGCAGCTCTTGGCCGAGACCGACGCGGATGTCGAGGTCACCGAGGTGTCGCTGGACACCGACGAGGGCCGTGAACTGGCCGCCCGCCACCGGCTGCTGTTCGCCCCCGGCCTCCTCCACGACGACCGGCTCATCGCGTACGGGCGCCTCTCCCAACGCGCCCTCCGTCGCGAACTGTCCCGCCTCTCCCAGTCCTGA
- a CDS encoding copper resistance CopC/CopD family protein, with protein MTVLAPAFRRPAAALLTVASLVLAVLLGTAGAASAHATLLFTSPAADATVPDSPSSLVLVFDQPVVVGSSALHLTPTAGLGKPTRSQGGRTVTLPVQGKLAEGVHTVNWQVTAQDGDIMTGSYRFAIGPRSVALTSGQSTTAKDPVPTTILRWLLFTALALLLGEAALSRLAARVPDAPSRRPRSWALPAALVGCAVALGLTVLVIGDGSLRSAIDTRPGVLSLIEVAGFALAAVAVVVRRRRAWAVIPLTAVVVAEALRAHPQAEQAVAGPLLTFVHLAAAALWVGALVQVLRTMVAWRGERAASRKLLLAYARLAGWLFAAVVTTGVIAALLLVPLDGVFTTAYGQVLLVKIGVVALVAALAWTARRRLHRTTGRLPYRPARLEASVLAVVLALSATLTILRAPADTNRPLSFAPPTTGPVVPAGTRAGEIGISARASTGQLIIELTAPQVGNPDDQSYGLTATLADPRGTRRALKLRGCGTGCFYTPLTWRKGTSHLTLTASAGEEWAGGRAGLAITWPSRPDTALLRETVAAMKKAPRFTLHELVTSNTARGLGDLKQLPISGKEFLAAEPYGSGTAPVTTRLPDENGHRRLALAYPAEHTQLDLTLDETGRIVHETLTAPNHLVTRTFVYPEPEEEGHEH; from the coding sequence GTGACCGTCCTCGCACCAGCCTTCCGGCGCCCCGCCGCCGCGCTCCTGACCGTGGCTTCGCTCGTCCTGGCCGTCTTGCTGGGCACCGCCGGCGCGGCCTCCGCGCACGCTACGCTGCTGTTCACCAGTCCGGCCGCGGACGCTACGGTCCCCGACTCCCCGTCCTCGCTGGTCCTCGTCTTCGACCAGCCGGTCGTCGTCGGCAGCTCCGCCCTACACCTCACGCCCACAGCCGGACTCGGCAAGCCGACCCGCAGCCAGGGCGGACGGACGGTCACTCTCCCCGTGCAGGGCAAGCTCGCCGAGGGCGTCCACACCGTCAACTGGCAGGTCACCGCCCAGGACGGCGACATCATGACCGGCAGCTACCGCTTCGCCATCGGCCCGCGCTCGGTTGCCCTCACCTCCGGCCAGAGCACCACCGCCAAGGACCCCGTCCCCACCACGATCCTGCGCTGGCTGCTGTTCACCGCCCTGGCCCTGCTCCTCGGCGAGGCCGCACTCAGCCGACTCGCCGCCCGCGTCCCCGACGCTCCGTCGCGACGGCCGCGCTCCTGGGCCCTGCCCGCCGCTCTCGTCGGCTGCGCGGTCGCGCTCGGCCTGACCGTGCTGGTGATCGGTGACGGCTCACTGCGGTCCGCGATCGACACCCGCCCCGGCGTGCTATCGCTGATCGAGGTGGCCGGCTTCGCTCTGGCGGCCGTGGCCGTTGTCGTCCGCCGACGGCGGGCCTGGGCTGTCATTCCGCTGACCGCGGTGGTCGTCGCGGAGGCGCTGCGCGCGCACCCGCAGGCCGAACAGGCCGTCGCCGGACCGCTGCTGACCTTCGTCCATCTCGCAGCCGCCGCCCTGTGGGTGGGCGCGTTGGTACAGGTGTTGCGCACGATGGTGGCCTGGCGGGGCGAGCGCGCTGCCTCCCGCAAGCTGCTGCTCGCGTATGCCCGGCTTGCCGGGTGGCTGTTCGCGGCCGTCGTCACCACCGGTGTCATCGCCGCCCTGCTGCTGGTCCCGCTCGACGGCGTCTTCACCACCGCCTACGGCCAGGTCCTCCTCGTCAAGATCGGCGTGGTCGCCCTCGTCGCCGCCCTCGCCTGGACCGCACGCCGTCGCCTGCACCGTACGACCGGCCGCCTCCCGTACCGCCCGGCCCGCCTCGAAGCCTCCGTGCTGGCCGTGGTCCTCGCCCTGTCCGCCACCCTCACCATCCTGCGCGCGCCCGCGGACACCAACCGTCCGCTGTCCTTCGCACCCCCGACCACCGGCCCCGTCGTGCCCGCCGGCACCCGCGCCGGGGAAATCGGCATCAGCGCCCGCGCCAGCACCGGCCAGCTCATCATCGAACTGACCGCACCCCAGGTCGGCAACCCCGACGACCAGTCGTACGGCCTGACCGCCACCCTCGCCGACCCGCGCGGCACCCGCCGAGCCCTCAAGCTCCGCGGCTGCGGCACCGGCTGCTTCTACACCCCGCTCACCTGGCGCAAGGGCACCAGCCACCTCACCCTGACCGCCTCCGCGGGCGAAGAATGGGCCGGCGGCCGCGCCGGCCTGGCCATCACCTGGCCCTCCCGCCCCGACACGGCGCTGCTGCGCGAGACGGTCGCCGCGATGAAGAAGGCACCCCGCTTCACCCTGCACGAGCTGGTCACCAGCAACACCGCGCGCGGACTGGGCGACCTCAAGCAGCTCCCCATCAGCGGCAAGGAGTTCCTGGCCGCCGAGCCGTACGGCAGCGGCACCGCCCCGGTCACCACCCGGCTGCCCGACGAGAACGGCCACCGCCGTCTCGCCCTGGCCTATCCGGCCGAGCACACGCAGCTGGATCTCACCCTCGACGAGACCGGCCGGATCGTGCACGAGACGCTGACCGCGCCCAACCACCTGGTCACCCGCACCTTCGTCTACCCGGAGCCGGAGGAGGAGGGCCATGAGCACTGA
- a CDS encoding DUF3105 domain-containing protein: protein MARTSKKQAAADRKARIEAMRRAEKARERRNRIITITLSTAIVAALVGWGVYAINNANDKQDQKAAAAAKPISGEKTWDAKKLGRTHVQTKVSYPMNPPVGGNHAPQWMTCNGNVYTKAIPNENAVHSLEHGAVWVTYNDKATAADIKTLAGKVSKTPYTLMSPDKTESGTIMLTAWGHQLSVNTASDPRVDQFLTKYVQGPQTPEPGAACTNGLTAS from the coding sequence ATGGCCAGGACCAGCAAGAAGCAGGCCGCCGCCGACCGCAAGGCGCGCATCGAGGCGATGCGCCGCGCCGAGAAGGCCCGCGAGCGCAGAAACCGCATCATCACCATCACCCTCAGCACGGCCATAGTCGCCGCACTGGTCGGCTGGGGCGTGTACGCCATCAACAACGCCAACGACAAGCAGGACCAGAAGGCCGCCGCCGCGGCGAAGCCGATCAGCGGCGAGAAGACCTGGGACGCGAAGAAGCTCGGCCGCACCCACGTCCAGACCAAGGTCAGCTACCCGATGAACCCGCCCGTCGGCGGCAACCACGCCCCGCAATGGATGACCTGCAACGGCAACGTCTACACCAAGGCCATCCCGAACGAGAACGCCGTCCACTCCCTCGAACACGGCGCAGTCTGGGTCACCTACAACGACAAGGCCACCGCCGCCGACATCAAGACACTCGCCGGCAAGGTCTCCAAGACCCCGTACACGCTGATGAGCCCGGACAAGACCGAGTCCGGAACCATCATGCTGACCGCCTGGGGCCACCAGCTCAGCGTGAACACGGCCTCCGACCCGCGGGTCGACCAGTTCCTCACCAAGTACGTCCAGGGCCCGCAGACCCCCGAGCCGGGCGCCGCCTGCACCAACGGACTGACCGCCTCATGA
- a CDS encoding DUF305 domain-containing protein: MTDTTTPTHGETDLGDGHERKPTPGRWLAAAAAALLALVLGLWLLAATSNEDTKSVSVPTAASADAGFARDMAVHHQQAVEMAYIVRDRTTNEDVRRLAYDIAQTQANQRGMLLGWLDLWNLPVTSPDGYMTWMQGGHMGHQIKDGSLMPGMATNTQLDQLGKLTGKQAEILYLQLMYDHHMGGIDMARACTQQCTIPQEKKLAQGMVDAQQSEMTVMTDLLRARGSTPR, translated from the coding sequence ATGACCGACACGACCACCCCCACACACGGCGAGACGGACCTCGGCGACGGCCACGAGCGCAAGCCCACCCCGGGCCGGTGGCTGGCGGCCGCCGCGGCGGCGCTGCTCGCCCTCGTCCTGGGCCTGTGGCTCCTGGCCGCGACCAGCAACGAGGACACCAAGTCGGTCAGCGTGCCCACCGCCGCCTCCGCCGATGCCGGCTTCGCCCGCGATATGGCCGTCCACCACCAACAGGCCGTCGAGATGGCCTACATCGTCCGCGACCGCACCACCAACGAGGACGTTCGCCGCCTCGCCTACGACATCGCCCAGACCCAGGCCAACCAACGCGGCATGCTGCTCGGCTGGCTCGACCTGTGGAACCTGCCCGTGACCTCCCCCGACGGCTACATGACCTGGATGCAAGGCGGCCACATGGGCCACCAGATCAAGGACGGCTCCCTCATGCCGGGCATGGCCACCAACACCCAACTCGACCAACTCGGCAAGCTCACAGGCAAACAGGCCGAGATCCTCTACCTCCAGCTGATGTACGACCACCACATGGGCGGCATCGACATGGCCCGCGCCTGCACCCAGCAGTGCACGATCCCCCAGGAGAAGAAGCTGGCCCAGGGCATGGTCGACGCCCAGCAGTCGGAGATGACGGTCATGACAGACCTACTGCGCGCACGCGGGTCAACACCGCGGTGA
- a CDS encoding SHOCT domain-containing protein, translated as MMWYDGWGWGGWFAMVIFMVLFWVLVIAGVLVLVRYLTGGHRPHQAGPSPGTGEAGWGSRRAEDVLAERFARGEIDEDEYKRRLTLLREHR; from the coding sequence ATGATGTGGTACGACGGCTGGGGCTGGGGCGGCTGGTTCGCCATGGTGATCTTCATGGTGCTGTTCTGGGTGCTGGTGATCGCCGGTGTCCTCGTGCTTGTCCGCTATCTCACGGGCGGCCATCGCCCCCACCAGGCCGGTCCATCCCCTGGCACAGGTGAAGCCGGGTGGGGAAGCAGGCGGGCAGAGGATGTGCTCGCCGAGCGGTTCGCCCGTGGGGAGATCGACGAGGATGAGTACAAACGCCGACTGACGCTGCTGCGGGAGCACCGGTGA
- a CDS encoding GFA family protein, with the protein MCSCRHCQKLSGGPVMSWVCFPLAGLVWIGREPVWFYTYPQKTRRGRCPDCGGQLCALDDGATSIAFNFSALDDSSDLVPAFQSYAHDAVSWLRPVPDTRPTAAAGS; encoded by the coding sequence CTGTGCAGTTGCCGGCATTGCCAGAAGCTGAGCGGCGGGCCGGTGATGTCGTGGGTCTGTTTCCCTCTGGCGGGTCTGGTCTGGATCGGCCGGGAGCCGGTCTGGTTCTACACGTACCCACAGAAGACGCGGCGCGGTCGCTGCCCCGACTGCGGGGGCCAGTTGTGCGCCCTGGACGACGGCGCCACGAGCATCGCGTTCAACTTCAGCGCCCTGGACGACTCCTCGGACCTCGTCCCGGCGTTCCAGAGCTACGCCCACGACGCGGTGTCGTGGCTCAGGCCGGTCCCCGACACCCGGCCGACGGCCGCCGCGGGCAGCTGA